The genomic stretch TCTGTCAAGGCCCATTTAAAACGGATATAGCTGTTATGGTGGCTATCGGAAATGTGGTGCACCAATTGGCGGACCGTCCAACCTTCGGGACGGTAAGGAGTATCGAGTTGATCATCGGAAAGTGGTGTGACTATATCGCTCAACCGCTGGGGCAATGTTTCCAAATCGCTGATCCATTTTTCAAGATCCGCACTTGAAATGGTTTCGGGGGTTTCAAATTTTCCGATCGGATAGCGCAGTTGTTCCAAGGTTTCTTTTTCCATCTACTAAAAATAATGACTTTTATTTATTAAATGGTCCGTCAAAAAGTTATATTTTAATACACTTTTAACTGATTTAAAACCAGTCAACCAAATAATCTAGTAATTTTGTAGGGTACTGATTTATAAACCTAAAAATTAAAATATATGGCAACTTTAAGATTAGGGGACACCGCGCCGGATTTTACAGCGGTTACTTCTGAAGGAACATTGAATTTTTATGAATACCTTGGGGACAGTTGGGGAATTCTGTTCTCCCACCCAGCGGATTTTACCCCAGTTTGCACGACCGAATTGGGCACTGCCGCCAAGTTCAAGGATGAGTTTGACAAAAGAAATGTAAAAATGATGGCCCTAAGCGTTGATGGGGCAGCATCCCACATGGAATGGATCAAGGATATCAACGAGACACAAAGTACCAAGGTCAACTTTCCTATAGTTGCCGATGTGGAGCGAAAGGTATCCGACCTTTACGATATGATTCACCCAAACGCGGACAATACACTCACCGTTCGTTCGGTTTTTATCATCGATCCCGATAAAAAAATCAAACTTACGCTCACTTATCCCGCCTCCACCGGACGTAATTTTTACGAATTGCTACGAGTTGTCGATTCCTTACAACTAACGGCAAACCATAAAGTAGCGACTCCCGCCAACTGGAAAAATGGCGAAAAAGTGGTGGTAAGCCCCGCCATTCCTACGGAAGAGGCCAAAAGTATTTTTACAAAGGGCGTGGAAGAAGTAAAACCATACCTGCGTTTGACGCCCGATCCAACCACATAATTATTTTTATTTGAAGAAAAAAACTGATTGCCAATAAATTAAACGTACCTTTGGAGCCAATTTAATTTTTTCAATTTATATTATGAGTAAAGGAACAGTAAAATTCTTCAATGATTCTAAAGGTTACGGATTTATCACTGAAGATGGTTCAAACACAGATCACTTCGTACACATTTCAGGTTTAATCGATGAAATTAGAGAAGGTGATGTTGTAGAATTCGAACTACAACAAGGTAAAAAAGGATTGAACGCCGTTAACGTACAAGTTGCGGATTAGGTTATAATAAACTTTTTTTCTAGACAAGCCCGGGCTTAAGCCCGGGCTTTTTTTTGCCTTTTTTACAAAGTCCACGCAACCATTCCAAAATTTACTATCTAAACAATAAACAAACACTGTTCCCCATAACCATTAAACCAATATAAATGAACACCTTTTTCGGAGTACTGTCGTTCCTTTTGATTGTTAATGTCCTACTATTGGTATGGAGTGTCAATGGTTCAAAAAAGTAATAAAAAGTCCTTTTGGGCAATAGGTAGGGTATTTCATCGTTGAATTGTTACCCTATAAACACATTACAACCATGACAACTTTTTTAAGCATTCTTGTTGCACTACTTGCACTTAACGCCTGTTTATTGCTTTTGAGCGTAAACCGGGCCAAATAAAAAAGCCTCCATTACTGAAGGCTTTCTATATTTTGATGTGAAATTCCTTATTTCACGTTCATCAATTCCACGTCAAAAATCAATGTTGCGTTTGGTGGAATAACTCCGCCGGCTCCCGTACTTCCATAAGCTAAATGCGATGGAATCACAAAACGTGCCTTATCCCCGACCTTTAGCAAACCAATACCTTCGTCCCAACCGGGAATTACCTGTCCAATGCCCAATGAGAAATCTATAGGTTGCTTTCTCTTGTAGGATGAATCAAAAACTTGACCGTTGGCCAAAGCCCCTTCATAATGCACGGATACGGTTTTACCTTTTTCCGCCTTGGCACCGCTTCCTTTCTGAATAATTTTATAACGCAGCCCACTGTCCGTCTTATCAAAACCGGCAGCCAATTTTTCGAGTTCGGCCTCCGCAGCGGCCTTTTGTTCTGCAATACGCTTTTCCCTTGCGCCTTCAAACGTGCGGAAAGCCTCGATAGCGTTCCAATTTTTGGCCTCTTCTCCTACCCTAACTATTTCCAAAGTTTCAATGGCATCGCCTTGGGCAATGGCATCCACAACATCCTGACCTTCTTCAACACGACCGAAAACGGTATGTTTGTTATCCAACCATGGTGTAGCTACGTGGGTGATAAAAAATTGGCTTCCATTGGTTCCAGGTCCTGCATTGGCCATGGAAAGCACCCCCGGTCCATCATGCACCAAATCTGGATGGAATTCGTCATCAAACTTATATCCCGGGTCACCGGTCCCGGTTCCGGATGGACATCCACCCTGAACCATAAAATCGGCAATCACCCTGTGGAACTTTAGTCCATCATAATACGGTTTTCCTTGTGGTTTTGCACTGTTCTCCATATTCCCTTCCGCCAGTGCAACAAAGTTGCCGACCGTTCCAGGTGTTTTATCGTGCGTAAGCTTCACCAATATTTCACCTTTGGAAGTATTGAACTTTGCGTAGATTCCGTCTTGCATTGTATATGATTAATAGATTATTAGAAAATTGGATTCTTTTTTTCCGATGGGCAAAGATAGTTGTTTATGGGCAAGGTAAAAAGTTGGCAATCACTTTGGGGAATACAGGGTTTGTAAGACAATTGTCCATTAAAAGGTTATAGGGCAATAATTTCTAGAAAATGAAACCAAGGCTTAAATTAGTAGTATGAAAAACACCATATCCGAGCGGATTGCCGATTTTTTAAAAAACTACCCACCATTCAATGCCATGGATGCAAGGCAATTGGAGCAATTGTCACTTGAGGTCACCATAATTCACAAAGAAACGAACACCATTGTTTTTGGCCAGGGTGAAAGTCCCCACAACAATTTTTATGTAGTGAACAAAGGGGCCGTTGCTTTATCCAAAGCAGGTTCGAGCCAAATTTTGGACATCTGTGATGAAGGCGATGTGTTCGGATTGCGTCCCCTACTGGCCAACGAAAGCTACAAACTGGAAGCAAAGGCGTACGAAGAGACTATCCTCTATGCCATTCCGATTAAGGATTTTAAACCCCTAGCTCTCGAAAACAAGCGTATCGGAAATTTTTTGATAGAAAGCTTTGCATCCAACACAGGTAACCCCTATTCCATTAAGCACCGCGGCAAACTATATGGTGAAAGCAGTGAATCCAACCAATACTCTAGCGACAAAATGCTGGATTTACAGCCCATTAAATATTCCACCAAGCTCATCACCTGCACAGAAGGCACGCAGATAAAGACCATTGCCAACAAAATGACCAAACACAATGTAGGCTGTATGCTGGTTGTGCGGAACGACCTACCCTTGGGAATCATAACAGACAAGGATATCAGAAAAAAAGTGGCCACGGGATTGCACCCCATAACCGCTTCTGCCCAATCCGTAATGTCTTCGCCCATCATCACCTACCCCAAAGGACTAACCTTGGCACAATCACAAATGGCCATGATGAAGAGCGATATCAGTCATTTAGTGCTCACAGAGGATGGAACGACGGACACCAAAGTGGTCGGAATCCTTTCCAAACACGATATCATGGTGGCCGTCGGAAACAATCCCGCTGTACTGTTGCGCGCCATTAAAAGGGCTACCAAAGCCAAGAGATTGCGAGGTATTCGACACGGAATCATGAATTTGCTCCAAGGCTATTTGGAACAGAACATTCCATTGGGGCTTGTTTCCAAAATTATTTCCGAACTCAATGATGCCTCTACAAAACAGGTGGTAAAAATCGCTTTATCCAAAATGGACAAAGAGCCGCCCGTAAAATTTACCTGGTTGAGCATGGGAAGTCAGGGGCGCGGAGAGCAATTATTGAACACCGACCAGGACAACGCCATTATTTTTGAAGACGTTCCCGAGGAAAATTTGGAAACTACCCGAAACTATTTTCTAAAATTGAGTGAACGGATTTCCAAAATGCTCAACACCATCGGTTTTGAATACTGCCCGGCCGATATGATGGCATCCAACCCGTCTTGGTGCCATAGTCTAAGTGAATGGAAAAAGGTGACCACCCATTGGATACACAACCCTGGACCCGATGAAATCCTATTATCGTCCATATTTTTCGACTACAATGTTACTTATGGAGATAAGGCCCTTGCCGACGAACTATCACAAAGTATTTTTGATAACGTCCAAGGATATCCACTATTCTTTACCCATTTGGCCAGCGGGGCACTGCAAAACCCATCACCTTCCGGGTTTTTTAGGGATTTTTTAGTGGAGCAAGATGGTGAACACAAAGATTTCTTCGATTTAAAACTACGCGCTCTAATGCCCATAATCGATGCGGCACGGGTACTGATTTTGTCACATTCCATTAAATCCATCAACAACACCGCCGAGCGTTATGAAAAGCTCGCAGAACTAGAGCCCAACAACAAGGAACTCTATTTGGCTTGTTCCTATGCCAGTAAGGCTTTGCTCAAATTTAGAACAAGACAGGGCCTGCTCCACAACGATTCGGGCCGATACATTGCTTTGGACAAATTGAACAAGGAAGAAAAAATCAAACTAAAGAGAACCTTTAAGACCGTAAAGGAAATTCAGTCCTTGATCGAGGTAAGGTTCCAAGTAAAAAACCTTTTGCGCTAATGTGGCCTTTTTCCAAAAAAAAACCGTTGGAACTTCCCGATTTTTGGTGGGAGTACGAGGCCCATTTCAACGAAAAGCTTCCAGAAGGCGTACACGAAAATACATTTGTGGTACTGGATACCGAAACCACCGGTTTTAGTTTGACCAAGGACAGAATGCTATGCATCGGCGCCTTGAAACTTTTGGATAACAATATTGTGGTAAAAGAAAGTTTTGAAGTCTATATCCAACAGGAACATTACGATTCGGAAAGTGCCGAAATACACGGAATCCTTAAGCACAGTAAAAAGAACACCATTTCCGAACTTGATGCCCTGAAGCAATTTTTGGTATATGCAAAAAACTACGTGTTGGTTGGGCATCATGTGATGTTCGACGTCAATATGATCAATGCGGCACTTAAAAGAAACGGACTTCCTAAACTCAAGAACAAGACGTTGGATACCGAATCGCTCTACATTAGAACCCTTTTGATTTCTTCTGTGGTCCAAAAAAAGGAAAGGTACTCCTTGGATGACCTAGCCAAAAAATTTAGCATATCAAGAAAAGACAGACATACGGCTCTGGGGGACGCCTTTATTACGGCAATTGCTTTTTTAAGAACCATTGAAAAACTAAAGCCACAAAAAATGAAGGACCTACTTAGGTAAAGAGGTCCTTCAAAATTTATTGACCAAAAATAATTAAAGACTTTCCTTCATAATTGATTCCACTACCTCTGGATTCAACAATGTGGAAGTATCACCAAGATTACTGGTATCTTTTGAAGCGATTTTCCTTAAAATTCGCCTCATGATCTTACCACTTCGTGTTTTTGGAAGCCCGTCTACAAACTGTATCTTATCCAGCTTGGCGATAGGGCCGATATGTTCGGTTATCAATTGGTTGATTTCCTTTTTCAGGTTGTCACGATTACGGGTCTCCCCTGTTTCCTTCAAAATAACGTAGCCGTACAATGCATTTCCTTTGATGTCGTGGGGGAATCCAACAATGGCGGATTCGGCCACCGCTGGATGCTCGTTGATGGCATCTTCAATCGGAGCAGTTCCCAGATTATGTCCAGATACGATAATGACATCATCAACCCTACCCGTGATTCGGTAGTAACCTACCTCATCCCGAAGAGCGCCATCACCTGTAAAATATTTCCCTTCAAAAGCAGAGAAATAGGTGTCTTTATAGCGTTGGTGGTTGCCCCAAATAGTTCGCGCAATGGATGGCCACGGATACTTGATACAAAGTCTTCCATCGACTTGGTTCCCCTTGATTTCCTTACCATTTTCATCCATGAGCGCAGGCTGGATACCCGGCATGGGCAAAGTGGCATAGGTCGGTTTTGTAGGTGTTGAAAAAGGAATGGGTGAAATAAGGATTCCACCTGTTTCCGTTTGCCACCAAGTATCCACAATCGGGCATTTTTTATCGCCCACATGATCGTTGTACCAGTGCCAAGCTTCCTCGTTGATGGGCTCTCCCACGGTTCCCAAAACCTTCAAACTGGAAAGGTCGTGATTGACAACATAATCGAGGTTTTCCTTGGCCAAGGCCCTGATCGCGGTGGGAGCGGTATAGAATTGGTTTACCTTGTGCTTCTGAACCACATCCCAGAACCTTCCAAAATCGGGATAAGATGGCACTCCTTCGAACATTACCGAAGTAGCCCCATTGGCCAAAGGTCCGTAAACGATGTAGGAGTGACCGGTAATCCATCCGATGTCGGCAGTACACCAATACACATCATCTTCGCGGTACTGGAAAACGTTTTTAAATGTGTATGCCGTGTAAACCATATAACCTCCCGTTGTATGGACCATCCCTTTTGGGCGACCTGTGGAGCCAGAGGTATACAATATGAACAATGGGTCCTCGGCATCCATGAGTTCGGGCACACAATCAGAATATGCTTTATCCAATAACGGCTGAACCCAAACGTCTCGACCCTCTTTCATTGTGACCTTGCCCCCTGTTCGTTTTGAAACCAAAACACTCTTCACATCCAGGCAACTTTCCAGGGCTTCATCTACAATGGCCTTAAGGTCGATGACTTTGGCTCCCCGGAACGAACCATCTGAAGTAAGTACAATTTTCGCCCCACAATCGTTGATTCTGGTTGACAATGCGGTTGATGAAAATCCTGCAAAAACCACGGAATGAATGGCCCCTATCCGTGCACAGGCCAAAACAGCGATGGCCAAATCCGGGATCATGGGCAAATAGATAACTACCCTGTCGCCCTTTTTAACACCTTTTTCCTTTAATACATTGGCATATTTGCATACCCGCTCATGAAGTTGACGGTAGGTTATGTGCTCTGCTTCCTCATTAGGATCGTTGGGTTCAAAAAGAATGGCGGTCTTATCTCCTCGAATACGAAGATGGCGGTCTATACAATTTTCGGTAATGTTCAGCTTGGCACCTTTGAACCAACTGATTTCCGGTTTCGTAAAATCCCATTCCAGCACCGAATCCCATTTTTTCCGCCAGAAAAAGTGTTCTTCAGCGACTTCTTCCCAAAATTCCTCGGGGTTTCTTACGGATTTTCGATACACCTGGAAATATTCCTCCAAATGTTTGATGTGGTAGTTACTCATTGTGTTCAATTAAATTTTAAGCTGCCTTAAAAATACGGAAAAACGGGGCAAAATCACAGTCCGTTCAGTGTTCAATTGCCTCACCGGCTCCTGCGGGAATACGAATATTTTCCACAATTTCTTGCACTTCTTCCGGAGGGTCGGCCGTGAATTGATTTACCAGAATGGCCACAATAAAATTGACCAACATCGCAATAGATCCAAATCCTTCGGGCGAAACACCGAACCACCAACTTTCCTCAAGTCCGGCAACAGCTCCTTGGCCTCCATCAAAAATGCCAAATTTGAATTTCAACATATAGAAAAGCATCAGGCAAAGACCTACAATCATTCCCGATATGGCTCCTTTACTGTTCATTTTCTTATAAAAAATCCCCAAAATAATGGCCGGAAAAAACGATGCGGCAGCCAGCCCAAAGGCCAATGCCACCACCGCAGCCACGAAACCAGGCGGGTTGATTCCGAAGTAACCTGCCACAACGACGGCAACCGCAGCAGAAAGTCTGGCTACCCAAATCTCTGCTTTTTCGGAAAGGTCAGGTTTAAGTACGTTCTTGATCAAATCGTGCGAAACCGAAGAAGAAATCACCAACAACAATCCCGCTGCGGTGGACAAGGCAGCCGCCAATCCTCCGGCTGCAATCAAACCAATGACCCAAGCGGGCAAATTGGCTATCTCTGGATTGGCCAATACGGTGATATCTGGGTCAACAGACAATTCGTTTATTTCGGGATCAGCAACATACTGAATTTTGCCATCGCCATTTTTATCCTCATGGGCAATCAACCCTGTGGTTTCCCAACGGCTGAACCATTCGGGCATATTGTCGTACTCCTTGCCACTCACGGTTTCAATAAGGTTGGTTCTAGCAAAAACAGCGACTGCTGGTGCCGTGGTGTACAAAATGGCAATAAACAACAGGGCCAATCCAGCCGATTTTCTGGCATCACGGACGCGTTTTACCGTAAAAAATCGAACAATCACGTGAGGTAATCCCGCGGTACCCACCATCAATGCGAGGGTAATGGCAAAGACATCAATGGTACTTTTGGAGCCATCGGTATATGCGGCAAAACCCAGTTCTTCGGACAGACCGTCCAGTTTGTCCAAAAGATAGGTTCCGGAACCATCGGATAATGTATCCCCAAAACCCAATTGGGGAACTGGATTACCCGTCATCTGGATGGAAATAAATATGGCGGGCACCATAAAAGCGAATATCAGCACGCAGTATTGGGCCACTTGGGTATAGGTGATTCCCTTCATCCCTCCAAGAACGGCATAAAACAAAACAATCACCATACCGATGACAACGCCTGTATTGATATCAACTTCCAAATACCTGGAAAAGACGATACCCACGCCCCGCATTTGTCCTGCCACATAAGTGAACGAAACAATTAGAGCACAAATAACCGCCACGACCCGAGCAGTTTTGGAATAGTAGCGTTCCCCAATAAAATCGGGCACGGTAAACTTTCCGAACTTTCGAAGGTAAGGTGCCAATAACAGCGCCAAAAGCACATAGCCCCCTGTCCATCCCATCAAATATACGGCGCCATCGTATCCTGCAAAGGAAATGATTCCCGCCATGGAGATAAACGAGGCCGCCGACATCCAATCCGCTGCGGTGGCCATTCCGTTGGCAAATGGGGAGACCCCACCACCAGCTACGTAAAATTCCTTGGTGGAACCGGCTCGGGACCAGATGGCAATTCCTATATATAGACCAAAGGACAATGCGACCAATACGTAGGTCCAAATTTGAACATCACTCATGATAAAGTTTTAATGATTGGTTAATCCTCGTTGTAGCCGTATTTTTTGTCCAACTTGTTCATAAGTCGAACGTAAACAAAAATGAGAATCACAAATACGTAGATAGCTCCCTGCTGGGCAAACCAAAACCCCAGTTTAAACCCTCCCATACGAATGTTGTCCAATGCATCCTTAAAGAGGATTCCGGCTCCATAGGAGACCAAAAACCAGATGGTCAATAGAATAACCAAATACTTTAGGTTTTCCCTCCAATAGGCGGTGGCCTTTTTTTGTTTTTCTGACATGGGTTGGTGGTTTGTTTAGTTAATTTGTTTGTGCCATGTCAATATATCAATTTAGTTTTAAGATTTATTACTATTGAGGCAACAAAAAAAGGGAATTCACAGAATTCCCTTTCTTTTATTGGTCACATAACAAGTGTGCAATGGTTATTTTGCCAAATATGCGTTTACATTGGATAGAATACGTTCCTGAAGGTTGGAAATATCACTTTTTACAAATTGCTCTCCCGTAATGTTTTCATAAAGTTCAATATACCGATTGGAAACCGATTCGATGTAGTCATCCGACATCTCGGGAACTGACTGCCCTTCCAAGCCTTGAAAACCATTGGAAATCAACCATTGCCTTACAAATTCCTTGGAGAGTTGTTTTTGAGGTTCTCCTTTTTCTTGACGCTCTTGGTAACCATCGGCATAAAAATAGCGTGATGAATCCGGGGTGTGGATTTCATCAATCAACACAATTTGACCCTCTTTGGTCTTCCCGAATTCGTATTTCGTATCCACCAAAATCAGTCCGCGCTCTGCGGCTATTTCGGTCCCTCTTTGAAAAAGGGCACGGGTATATTTTTCCAAGACTTCATAATCCTCTTTGGAAACGATGCCCCGCTTCAAAATATCTTCTTTGGAAATATCCTCGTCGTGATCCCCTTTTTCTGCTTTGGTGGCCGGTGTGATGATGGGTTCAGGAAATTTATCGTTCTCTTGCATCCCTTCGGGCATGGGCACACTACAAAGCAACCTTTTACCTGCTTTATATTCGCGGGCAGCGTGACCCGACATATAGCCTCTTATCACCATTTCCACTTTGAAAGGTATACAAGCCTTGCCTACCGCTACGTTGGGGTCAGGCGTCGCCATTAACCAATTGGGGACAATATCTTCGGTATCCTTCATCATTTTGGTTGCAATCTGGTTCAATATTTGCCCTTTGTAGGGGATTCCCTTGGGCATAACCACATCAAAGGCAGAAAGGCGGTCTGTGGCCACCATCACCAAAATATCGTTGTCCAAGGTATAAACTTCCCTTACTTTTCCTTTATAAACAGATTTTTGCCCAGGAAAGTTAAAATCCGTGGACATCAGTGTATTCATTCCCATACTATCTTCTAGAATTGATTCTGGTGCTCTATGTTTTTATAGGCATCAATCACCTTTTTCACCAATTTGTGTCGTATCACATCTTTATCATCCAAGTAAATGATGCTTATACCTTCCACATTCTTTAAAATAAGCAATGCTTCCTTAAGCCCTGAGATCACCCTTCTCGGCAAATCAATCTGACCCGGGTCGCCCGTTAATAAAAACTTGGCGTTCTTTCCCATACGGGTCAAGAACATTTTCATTTGGGCATGGGTGGTATTCTGGGCCTCGTCCAAAATCACAAAGGCGTTATCCAGTGTACGACCGCGCATAAAGGCCATAGGTGCAATTTGGATGGTACCGTCCTCGATATATTTTTCCAATTTCTCGGAAGGAATCATATCCCGAAGGGCATCGTACAAAGGTTGCATATACGGATCTAGCTTCTCTTTAAGATCTCCCGGAAGAAAACCAAGATTTTCCCCTGCTTCCACAGCGGGACGGGTCAAAATAATTCGCCTGACCTGTTTTTCCTTCAAAGCTTTTACAGCTAAGGCCACACCGGTATAGGTTTTACCTGTTCCTGCAGGACCAATGGCAAATACCATATCGTCCACTTTACAGGCATCTACCATACGTCTTTGGTTCGCTGTCTGGGCCTTTATCAACCTACCGCTAACACCGTGTACCAAAACATCACCGCTGCTTTTGGAAGATGTATATTCCTCCTTACTGCTGCTGGTAAGCACCCGCTCGATCATGTTTTCGTCAAGCTTGTTGTACTTGGCAAATTGACTGGTAAGTTCATCAAAGCGTTTGTCGAACTCTTCCAAAAGTTCTTCATCACCAAATACCTTGATCTTGTTGCCTCTCGCTACAATTTTTAGCTTTGGAAAATACTTCTTGAGCAACTCGATATTTGAGTTTTGTTGCCCAAAAAATTCCTGAGGACTGATTTCCGTAAGTTCGATTATTAGTTCGTTCAAAAATTGTGAGGTGTTACAGTTGTTTTTGAAGAATTTAATTCTTTCTTTTTTGACTAATTTTACAAACAAACTTAACTAAAAATCAATTTGAACGCGGAAAAACATATCAACAGTATTGTATGCCAATCATAACCCTAACTACCGATTTTGGATACAAGGACCACTTTGTGGGTGCTGTTAAAGGGGCCATTCTGGGCAACCTTCCCGATATTAGTATTGTTGATATTTCGCACGCCATTAGTCCGTTCAATATTCAAGAGTGCGCGTATATCCTAAGGAACGCCTATCGTTCGTTCCCTAAGGGAACGGTTCATATTGTTGGGGTGGATTCCGAAATTTCACCCGAAAACGAGCATATCGTGGTACAGGTGGACGGACAGTATTTTGTTAGTGCCAACAGCGGTGTTATTTCCTTGATAACTTCCGAGGTTCAACCCGAAAAAGTAGTGGAAATCAATTTGCCCAATGCAGAAGCTGGTGCCTTTCCCGTGCTCAATATTTTTGTTCAGGTAGCTTGCCATATTGCGCGAGGCGGGAAACTGGAAGTTATAGGCCGACCTTTCCAAAGTTTGAAAGAGCTACGTGATTTTGAACCACGGATCACCAATGAGGGCAAGACCATCACGGGCAATGTTATTTATATAGACAACTACGGAAACGTGGTCACAAATATTCAGAAAAGCCTGTTTGAAGCTTACCGAAGCGGACGGGATTTTGAAATTATTGCGAGAACCACCAACATAAGACAGGTACATCAAAGCTATAACGGCATCATCAATTATAATCTGGAACGGAACCAGCGCAAGGGTCCCGGAGATGCCTTGGCACTGTTCAATTCCGCCGGTTATATAGAACTCGCCATTTATAAAAGCGATCTGAATTCCGTTGGAGGTGCTTCCTCCCTGCTTGGACTGAATTACAGGGATACCGTAACCATAAATTTCCTCTAAATGTTGATACGCATTGTAAAACTGACTTTTAAACCCGAAAATATTGCTAGTTTTGAACGAATCTTTGAAGAATCTAAAAATGGCATCTTGGCTTTTGATGGATGTAATATGATAGAACTGTATCAAGACATTAATAATTCCAACATTTTTTTCACCTATAGTTTTTGGAATACGGAAGCCCATCTCAACAACTATAGAAAGTCGGATTTCTTTAAAGGGGTTTGGGGCAATACCAAAAAATTGTTCGCCGATAAACCCGAAGCTTGGAGTGTTCATAAAATTCAATCAACAAACCCATCTTAATGTTCGCAATTTTTAAGAGAGAGGTACGGTCCTTTTTTACATCGCCCATCGGTTATTTGATCGTAGGGTCGTTTTTATTGCTCAATGGACTGTTTCTTTGGGTATTCAAGGGCGAATACAACATTTTTGACTACGGCTTTGCCGATTTGAGCAACTTCTTTTTGCTGGCCCCTTGGATTTTTATCTTTTTGGTGCCCGCCATCACGATGAAGAGTTTTTCCGAAGAACGAAAAATGGGCACGTTGGAATTGCTGTTGATCAAACCCATCTCCATCTGGAAATTGGTACTCGGCAAGTTTTGGGGCGCCTTTCTTTTGTGTGTTATCGCAGTAATCCCGACCATAGTGTATGTTTTTGCCATATCGGGATTGGGAATGACAGCGGGCAATTACGACCTCGGCGTCGTACTGGGCTCTTATTTTGGATTGTTGTTTTTGATGGCCTGCTACACATCGATAGGCATATTTGCATCCACCTTATCGGATAATCAAATTATCGCCTTTTTGGTAGGGATTTTGGTCTGCTTCTTGATTTTTAATGGGTTTGATGCCGCTG from Flagellimonas oceani encodes the following:
- a CDS encoding PhoH family protein, coding for MNELIIELTEISPQEFFGQQNSNIELLKKYFPKLKIVARGNKIKVFGDEELLEEFDKRFDELTSQFAKYNKLDENMIERVLTSSSKEEYTSSKSSGDVLVHGVSGRLIKAQTANQRRMVDACKVDDMVFAIGPAGTGKTYTGVALAVKALKEKQVRRIILTRPAVEAGENLGFLPGDLKEKLDPYMQPLYDALRDMIPSEKLEKYIEDGTIQIAPMAFMRGRTLDNAFVILDEAQNTTHAQMKMFLTRMGKNAKFLLTGDPGQIDLPRRVISGLKEALLILKNVEGISIIYLDDKDVIRHKLVKKVIDAYKNIEHQNQF
- the gldF gene encoding gliding motility-associated ABC transporter permease subunit GldF, whose protein sequence is MFAIFKREVRSFFTSPIGYLIVGSFLLLNGLFLWVFKGEYNIFDYGFADLSNFFLLAPWIFIFLVPAITMKSFSEERKMGTLELLLIKPISIWKLVLGKFWGAFLLCVIAVIPTIVYVFAISGLGMTAGNYDLGVVLGSYFGLLFLMACYTSIGIFASTLSDNQIIAFLVGILVCFLIFNGFDAAATLFSNGETQQTIQSLGAKSHFDSIARGVIDTRDLVYFISLTLLFLYLTFQRLKQLPR
- a CDS encoding phosphoribosylaminoimidazolesuccinocarboxamide synthase, encoding MGMNTLMSTDFNFPGQKSVYKGKVREVYTLDNDILVMVATDRLSAFDVVMPKGIPYKGQILNQIATKMMKDTEDIVPNWLMATPDPNVAVGKACIPFKVEMVIRGYMSGHAAREYKAGKRLLCSVPMPEGMQENDKFPEPIITPATKAEKGDHDEDISKEDILKRGIVSKEDYEVLEKYTRALFQRGTEIAAERGLILVDTKYEFGKTKEGQIVLIDEIHTPDSSRYFYADGYQERQEKGEPQKQLSKEFVRQWLISNGFQGLEGQSVPEMSDDYIESVSNRYIELYENITGEQFVKSDISNLQERILSNVNAYLAK
- a CDS encoding putative quinol monooxygenase, with amino-acid sequence MLIRIVKLTFKPENIASFERIFEESKNGILAFDGCNMIELYQDINNSNIFFTYSFWNTEAHLNNYRKSDFFKGVWGNTKKLFADKPEAWSVHKIQSTNPS
- a CDS encoding sodium:solute symporter family protein; amino-acid sequence: MSDVQIWTYVLVALSFGLYIGIAIWSRAGSTKEFYVAGGGVSPFANGMATAADWMSAASFISMAGIISFAGYDGAVYLMGWTGGYVLLALLLAPYLRKFGKFTVPDFIGERYYSKTARVVAVICALIVSFTYVAGQMRGVGIVFSRYLEVDINTGVVIGMVIVLFYAVLGGMKGITYTQVAQYCVLIFAFMVPAIFISIQMTGNPVPQLGFGDTLSDGSGTYLLDKLDGLSEELGFAAYTDGSKSTIDVFAITLALMVGTAGLPHVIVRFFTVKRVRDARKSAGLALLFIAILYTTAPAVAVFARTNLIETVSGKEYDNMPEWFSRWETTGLIAHEDKNGDGKIQYVADPEINELSVDPDITVLANPEIANLPAWVIGLIAAGGLAAALSTAAGLLLVISSSVSHDLIKNVLKPDLSEKAEIWVARLSAAVAVVVAGYFGINPPGFVAAVVALAFGLAAASFFPAIILGIFYKKMNSKGAISGMIVGLCLMLFYMLKFKFGIFDGGQGAVAGLEESWWFGVSPEGFGSIAMLVNFIVAILVNQFTADPPEEVQEIVENIRIPAGAGEAIEH
- a CDS encoding DUF4212 domain-containing protein; this translates as MSEKQKKATAYWRENLKYLVILLTIWFLVSYGAGILFKDALDNIRMGGFKLGFWFAQQGAIYVFVILIFVYVRLMNKLDKKYGYNED
- a CDS encoding SAM hydrolase/SAM-dependent halogenase family protein, whose amino-acid sequence is MPIITLTTDFGYKDHFVGAVKGAILGNLPDISIVDISHAISPFNIQECAYILRNAYRSFPKGTVHIVGVDSEISPENEHIVVQVDGQYFVSANSGVISLITSEVQPEKVVEINLPNAEAGAFPVLNIFVQVACHIARGGKLEVIGRPFQSLKELRDFEPRITNEGKTITGNVIYIDNYGNVVTNIQKSLFEAYRSGRDFEIIARTTNIRQVHQSYNGIINYNLERNQRKGPGDALALFNSAGYIELAIYKSDLNSVGGASSLLGLNYRDTVTINFL